In Puntigrus tetrazona isolate hp1 chromosome 18, ASM1883169v1, whole genome shotgun sequence, one genomic interval encodes:
- the zfpm1 gene encoding zinc finger protein ZFPM1, protein MSRRKQSKPRQIKRSIGDLNGSEDPSDDVSMSGEEGGASDQEDSAECDSSSPPSFTPLYNEEPRTHESLAVPDEGEEDEKGPKHCTEDEEEEEADGEGDPQWNGPDDLMLSCIADDFKVLALRDLSGDTVWGPFSGSIQSGETTDGPANERPVMSLECEEADCWLRKIPVTSNPTESNCIIYSQGGALFCKLTQELSSGDALLAALSCSSADQSAGTQTQSVRVKEESTYPAALHSEIQLLPQQAGMAAILATAVVNKDIFPCKDCGIWYRSERNLQAHLMYYCASRQKQQTSASPPQDKPKDSYPNERLCPFPQCNKSCPSASSLEIHMRTHSGERPFVCLICLSAFTTKANCERHLKVHTDSLNGVCHGCGFISTTRDILYSHLVTSHMVCQPGSHSEVYSPKLPLAAGLSPGDSGIVLKCQVCGYSADTPALLQQHVHTHLEVRVPAERSPVPRQNSPPSSDLPGLQETEPAACVPRPDSSSPGANGSSASQGCSPLNQLNIKEEPRSDNENDSKEEEQAGSPQGNAVEASSSHSTSPKSPTVVAVKTEPASPTPGSSPVHPGTGGSVLPGGAVFIPQYMFNSEAAIMPQASEILAKMSEMVHSRLKQGQGPAAGQQSFYPPGSPASVHKGATCFECDITFNNINNFYVHKRLYCSSRHQQGEGAGLMKEGAVTAAAPPAAHAASPQARPVSRAASASPSYSDPAPGGTASEPKLVEVKTEDPGLKEATCSSSSEGEGPGGGQASEGSQSPSGSAEDQDDDPTRTFCQACNIRFSRHDNYIVHKRFYCASRHDPSNHRASSGKAAFLPQPIRTRKRKKMYEIHMAQTEALANATALPAATSLGVKQEGPSVPPLPQVSTPTRSSSPEGDGPIDLSKRPRLRESQRGGSIPALPLADYHKCTACSISFNSIENYLAHKTYYCPATTLQPHTMEQLSRLKRPTSTSPKNRPVDVHPDAKGLQAGKTSAVLHPSALPGSESTPPHVQQGSKTPSTSPVVCPYCPPNRPLTCDLMEHFKTTHGLVLTLQQHPESTQSSGVSPSPSLSPREGAPLTPPKKPSPRHRKDSMNGRSIKVEATSPSSPVVNGSPLEPQSVGSGSPKTAIPALSPTGVTVSPEPEALREVGQLGHTPLPTLLPEKAGLAVSHVHTMPKTTLASPLQNGNTRYCRLCNIKFSSLSTFIAHKKYYCSSHSAEHVK, encoded by the exons ATGATCTTATGTTAAGCTGCATTGCTGATGACTTCAAGGTCCTGGCCCTCAGGGACCTGTCAGGTGACACTGTGTGGGGTCCGTTTTCTGGCAGCATCCAATCAGGGGAGACCACAGATGGACCTGCCAATGAG aggcCTGTAATGTCTCTGGAGTGTGAGGAGGCAGACTGCTGGCTCAGAAAGATTCCTGTGACCTCAAACCCCACAGAGTCAAACTGCATCATCTACAGTCAGG GAGGAGCGTTGTTCTGTAAGCTGACGCAGGAGCTGTCCAGTGGAGATGCGCTTCTTGCAGCGCTGTCCTGCTCCTCTGCAGATCAGTCGGCGGGGACTCAGACCCAGAGCGTGCGGGTGAAGGAGGAGTCTACGTACCCCGCTGCTCTGCACTCTGAGATCCAGCTCCTTCCTCAACAGGCTGGCATGGCTGCCATCTTAGCAACTGCTGTCGTTAATA aagATATTTTCCCTTGCAAAGACTGTGGGATCTGGTACAGGAGTGAGAGAAATCTCCAGGCCCATCTTATGTACTACTGTGCAAGCCGACAGAAGCAGCAGACCTCAGCTTCTCCTCCACAGGACAAGCCTAAAGATTCGTATCCTAATGAGAGGCTGTGTCCATTCCCACAGTGCAACAAAAGCTGCCCCAGTGCCAGCTCTCTGGAGATCCACATGAGAACGCACAGTG GAGAGCGTccatttgtgtgtttaatttgCTTGTCGGCTTTCACCACTAAGGCGAACTGTGAGCGGCACTTAAAGGTTCACACAGACTCACTGAATGGTGTGTGTCACGGCTGTGGTTTCATCTCCACAACACGAGACATTCTGTATAGCCACCTGGTCACCAGTCACATGGTTTGCCAGCCTGGCTCTCACAGCGAGGTGTACTCCCCCAAACTGCCTTTGGCTGCAG GCTTGAGTCCAGGAGACTCtggcattgttttaaaatgtcaagtgTGTGGCTACTCTGCCGATACACCTGCCCTACTTCAGCAACATGTCCACACACACCTGGAAGTGAGGGTTCCAGCTGAGAGGAGCCCTGTGCCTCGCCAGAACAGTCCTCCTTCTTCTGATCTTCCAGGGCTGCAAGAGACAGAGCCTGCTGCTTGTGTGCCCCGACCGGACTCCTCCAGCCCAGGAGCCAATGGCAGCTCAGCCTCTCAAGGCTGCAGTCCCCTCAACCAACTCAATATCAAAGAGGAGCCACGTTCAGACAACGAAAATGACTCAAAGGAAGAAGAACAAGCAGGCAGTCCTCAAGGAAATGCTGTGGAGGCAAGCTCATCTCATTCTACTTCACCTAAGAGCCCCACGGTGGTGGCGGTTAAGACGGAGCCAGCCAGTCCAACTCCAGGTTCCAGTCCTGTACACCCTGGAACGGGCGGTTCGGTTCTCCCTGGAGGTGCAGTGTTTATACCACAGTACATGTTCAATTCTGAGGCTGCCATAATGCCACAAGCGTCTGAGATCCTGGCAAAGATGTCTGAGATGGTGCACAGTAGACTTAAACAAGGACAAGGACCAGCAGCTGGGCAACAGAGCTTCTACCCACCAGGCTCTCCTGCTAGCGTTCATAAAGGAGCCACTTGCTTTGAATGTGACATCACCTTTAACAACATCAACAACTTCTACGTCCACAAGAGGCTTTACTGCTCCAGCAGGCATCAGCAAGGAGAGGGAGCAGGTCTAATGAAAGAAGGGGCGGTCACAGCAGCTGCTCCTCCCGCCGCACACGCTGCTTCACCCCAGGCCAGACCGGTCAGTCGTGCGGCTTCAGCGTCTCCTAGCTACTCTGACCCTGCCCCAGGAGGCACAGCCTCAGAGCCCAAGTTAGTGGAGGTGAAAACTGAGGATCCAGGGCTGAAAGAGGCCACCTGCTCATCCTCCTCAGAGGGAGAGGGACCTGGCGGAGGGCAGGCCAGCGAGGGTAGCCAAAGTCCTAGTGGCTCCGCTGAAGACCAAGATGATGATCCCACTCGTACCTTCTGCCAGGCCTGCAACATCCGATTCAGCCGCCACGATAACTACATTGTCCACAAGCGATTTTACTGCGCTTCGAGACACGATCCCTCCAACCACAGGGCCAGTTCTGGCAAGGCCGCCTTCCTTCCCCAACCTATCCGCACACGCAAGCGCAAGAAGATGTATGAGATCCACATGGCTCAAACTGAGGCTCTGGCCAATGCCACAGCTTTGCCGGCAGCAACAAGTCTGGGGGTAAAACAAGAGGGCCCTTCCGTTCCTCCATTGCCCCAAGTATCCACCCCAACACGCAGCTCAAGTCCTGAAGGGGACGGACCCATTGACTTGAGTAAAAGACCCAGACTTAGAGAAAGCCAGAGAGGGGGCAGCATTCCCGCTTTGCCTCTTGCTGACTACCACAAGTGCACTGCCTGCAGCATTAGCTTCAACAGCATTGAGAACTACCTAGCCCACAAGACCTATTACTGCCCTGCAACAACCCTGCAACCACACACTATGGAACAGCTCAGCCGGTTGAAGAGACCTACTTCCACTTCCCCGAAGAATCGACCTGTGGACGTGCACCCTGATGCCAAAGGGCTCCAGGCGGGCAAAACCTCAGCGGTTCTGCATCCATCTGCCCTACCTGGGTCTGAATCCACTCCTCCACATGTGCAGCAGGGATCAAAGACCCCCAGCACCTCCCCAGTGGTGTGTCCTTACTGCCCTCCCAACAGACCGCTGACCTGTGATCTGATGGAGCATTTCAAAACAACTCATGGCCTGGTGCTCACACTACAACAACATCCCGAGTCAACGCAGTCCTCTGGAGTCAGTCCTAGTCCTAGCCTTAGCCCACGGGAAGGAGCTCCTCTCACCCCTCCTAAAAAACCAAGCCCTCGGCACCGTAAGGACAGCATGAATGGCCGAAGCATCAAGGTGGAAGCAACATCTCCCTCCTCGCCTGTGGTTAATGGAAGTCCGCTAGAACCCCAGTCTGTGGGGTCTGGTTCCCCGAAAACCGCAATCCCTGCCCTGTCCCCTACAGGAGTAACTGTGTCACCTGAGCCTGAAGCACTAAGAGAGGTGGGGCAGCTAGGCCACACCCCATTACCCACACTCCTCCCTGAAAAGGCAGGTCTTGCTGTAAGCCACGTCCACACAATGCCTAAAACAACCCTCGCCTCTCCTCTGCAGAACGGGAACACCCGCTACTGCCGGCTGTGCAACATCAAATTCAGCAGCCTCTCCACTTTcattgcacacaaaaaatacTACTGTTCCTCTCACAGTGCTGAACATGTCAAGTGA